The nucleotide sequence CCCTATCAATTACAAGAAACTACGATGACCGATTGTTTCCGTTTTTTCAGGAATTTCTCAGACAAGAAATGTCTTCTTCCGAATATGACAGTTGGATAGGTAGCGCTGGTAGCTGGTGGCCAAGACTTTATCGATTTCTGGCAAGGAATTCGGAAAATCTTCCTCTGCTGGAAAGCATTTTTGAGAAACGTAGACTATATAAAAATGCGGTTTCAGATGAAGAACAGCGCGTTCTGATTAGTTTTCTAATAGAAGAACGTTCCTGGGATCGAGCCTACTTATATTGGCTAAACAGTCTCGATGATGAGTCCAGGAAACATACAGGCTTATTGTTTAATGGCGGCTTTGAACATAAGATATCTAATTATGGATTCGGTTGGCATATACGGCGGGGACACGCTTATATAGAGACGGCCTATATACCGGGAGTAACGGGCAGAAAGGCTTTGCACATTATCTTTCGCGATGACCCTGCTCGTTTTCAGCATATATCGCAGTTAACTCGCCTATTGCCAGGAGAATATGTGCTGAACGGGCGTTATAGGGCGCAGACCTTACGCGCCGTCCGTGGGGTCCAGTGGCGCCTCGACTGTGTATCACCCCGTTATGAAAACCTCGGACGATCAAGCCACTTTGTGGGAAATTCCGCGTGGGAAACTTTTAGCATGAAGATCGAGATCCAGCATCAATGCGATGTTCAGAAGCTGTCACTGGTCGCCGATGGTCGCAATGAAGTAGAACAAAGAGTAAAAGGGGAGCTCTGGTTTGATCAGTTGGAGATTAAGCGTTTGTAAACCGCGGCGCCTATACTATAATCCCTTCTATTCCTATTAGTTACTACATTGATGGAAAGAGTGATAAGGACTATGAAACAGTATATTTGGGGATGCATCCTGGGAGCGGCTTTTACTTCCTTGTCAGTTTCGGCAGCCGAGGTTAAAATCAATGAATTCAAAGGGTTGGTGTTGGTCAACAACGGCCAGGCCTTTATCAGCGCCAAACCAGGACAAGTGCTACATTCTGGTGACCAAGTGTATATCCTTGATCATTCTGTTGTGGTGCTCGCCCAAGGTGAAGCCTGTTTCGTCAAGATCCGTCAAAATGCTTTAGTAACTATTCCTGCAGGAAGTCTCTGCGAGATTAACGCAAGTACCGTCAAATTTATGGGCACGCGCTATGCGGCGGCGATAGGCATAGTAAACACTCCTACAAACGACGCGGCTAAACCAGCTGGAAACGGGGCACTGGGCGGGATAGTCATTGAAGAAGAACCTATTCAGATTAGTGATGCCGATACACCAAAAGAGGTTCCTGCTTCGGAATCCGGCGGCATAGAAGGTCTGGCAACTAAGTTAGCGGTACCGGCAACCGTGTTGGGCGCGATTGGGTTTTCTGCGATAGTTGGCGGAGCGGGTGAGCCGGTTGATGTAGGTCCGACAACAGGTGGCACATCAGGAGAAACTGGTGATAATACAGTTGGTGGTGTAACCGGTGAGCCTGGTGAAAACGGCGAACCTATTAGCCCGGCCTAGAACTTTTTTGGTTGAATGACTTCGTTAGAAAATTCTTCCCCTAGCGGGAGAACCCATTCCTATTTTCCTTCCACGTTATCCTTTTATTTCTGTCTTGCTATCATTGTTTTCGCGCCTCTGTATCGAGGAGGAAATCGACCACTGGCTTTGATGAGTCTGGAGTTACTCGGCTTGATTCTCCTTGCTCTCGGATATTTTGTGTGGAAACGTGAGAATTTGACGGTCGGTGTATTTGGCTGGCTGGTGGCTCTAATTTGTTTGCCGGTCATTTATCTGGTTCCACTACCCACATCGATTTGGGAGTTGCTACCAGGTACATCTATTTATGTTGAAATTCTGAATCAGCTACCAGAAAAAACAAGCTTCCACGCGATCACTCTATACTCTGGAGCGAGCCTCGACGCGTGGGTAGCGCTAATCCCTGTGATAGCAGTATTTTTGTTTTTTGTTAACAGCTCCTACTCGCAGCTGATTCGACTTGTTTATGTGGTTTTGGCAATCGCAGTTTTTCAATCGCTGCTGGGATTATTGCAGTACACCCAAGGCTCCGAAAGCTTGCTACGGTTTGGAATGACAGGTCATGCTGATAGTGGAATCGGAACCTATCCTAATCGAAACCATCTTGCAGGCTTTCTGGAAATGTTTTTGCCGCTCGCATTGATGTTTTTTTTCGTATCGGTGAGTCAGTTTGCGCATTCCAAGCGTGGCCGTTTTGCCAAGCTGGCGGTTTTAGGAAATATGCGCAGTGGGGTATTGTTTGTAGTGAGCGTGCTGTTGCTGCTGGGAATCGTGTTTACCCGTTCCCGAACGGGGTTGGCTTTAGGTATGTTTGGAGTTTTGTTAACGGCATTCCTATTGCTAAAGCTACGCTCGCTAACGATGGTGAGA is from Gammaproteobacteria bacterium and encodes:
- a CDS encoding O-antigen ligase family protein, yielding MWKRENLTVGVFGWLVALICLPVIYLVPLPTSIWELLPGTSIYVEILNQLPEKTSFHAITLYSGASLDAWVALIPVIAVFLFFVNSSYSQLIRLVYVVLAIAVFQSLLGLLQYTQGSESLLRFGMTGHADSGIGTYPNRNHLAGFLEMFLPLALMFFFVSVSQFAHSKRGRFAKLAVLGNMRSGVLFVVSVLLLLGIVFTRSRTGLALGMFGVLLTAFLLLKLRSLTMVRKTTLITVVIVFTCAAEIGLLPVFERLANQNPLSDSRWTLFASTWEGIRYFLPFGSGPGTFPYIYPRFQVPEITGFVNYAHNDYLQWLFEMGMGGGLLLLTAIWLFIMQWQYLWKGTKENPHILVQLSCGVGIILLLLHSLVDFNLRIPANSIYFSMLCGIFFRIKKEN